The Oxalobacteraceae bacterium OTU3CINTB1 genome includes a window with the following:
- a CDS encoding sulfate ABC transporter substrate-binding protein, with protein sequence MTNKNPARRLVVTSFLAASALLMGLPLHASAAAEPVLLNASYDVARELFKDINPVFVADWKKTTGETVSVNQSHGGSSKQARSVADGMEAAVVSMNQANDIDMLADRGLVVQDWAKKFPNNAAPFYSTMVYLVRKGNPKQIKDWADLAKPGVKVVIPNPKTAGNGRYTYLAAWGSVVKKGGTEAQARDLVAKIFKNVPVLDAGGRGATTTFTQRDIGDVLVTFENEVNMVRAEFGDNFEVVYPSISILAESPVAVVDKVVDRRGLRKQATGYLNFLYTEAAQDIIAKHYFRPRSEKAFKKYSANFRQITMFTVDDVFGGWKAAQKKHFDDGGEFDKIYQNK encoded by the coding sequence ATGACCAACAAAAATCCTGCTCGCCGCCTCGTTGTCACCTCGTTCCTGGCCGCCTCGGCGCTCTTGATGGGCCTGCCGCTGCATGCCAGCGCCGCCGCCGAGCCTGTGCTGCTGAACGCCTCCTACGACGTCGCGCGCGAACTGTTCAAGGACATCAATCCCGTATTCGTTGCTGACTGGAAGAAGACCACCGGCGAGACCGTCAGCGTCAACCAGTCGCACGGCGGCTCGTCGAAGCAGGCCCGCTCCGTCGCCGACGGCATGGAAGCGGCCGTTGTCAGCATGAACCAGGCCAATGACATCGATATGCTGGCCGATCGCGGCTTGGTGGTGCAGGACTGGGCCAAGAAGTTCCCCAACAACGCCGCGCCGTTCTACTCGACGATGGTATACCTCGTCCGCAAGGGCAATCCGAAACAGATCAAGGATTGGGCCGACCTGGCCAAGCCCGGCGTCAAGGTTGTCATCCCGAATCCCAAAACCGCCGGCAACGGCCGCTATACCTATCTGGCAGCGTGGGGCTCGGTAGTGAAAAAAGGTGGCACCGAAGCGCAAGCGCGCGACCTGGTCGCCAAGATCTTCAAGAATGTGCCGGTGCTCGACGCGGGCGGACGCGGCGCCACCACGACCTTCACCCAGCGCGACATCGGCGATGTGCTGGTGACCTTCGAAAACGAGGTCAACATGGTGCGCGCCGAGTTCGGCGACAACTTCGAGGTGGTCTATCCTTCGATCTCCATCCTGGCCGAATCGCCGGTGGCGGTGGTCGACAAGGTGGTCGACCGTCGCGGTTTGCGCAAGCAGGCCACCGGCTACCTGAACTTCCTCTACACCGAGGCGGCGCAGGACATCATCGCCAAGCACTATTTCCGTCCGCGCTCGGAAAAGGCTTTCAAGAAATACAGCGCCAACTTCCGTCAAATCACCATGTTCACGGTGGATGACGTCTTCGGCGGCTGGAAAGCGGCCCAGAAAAAGCACTTTGACGACGGCGGCGAATTCGACAAGATCTACCAGAACAAATAA
- a CDS encoding GNAT family N-acetyltransferase has protein sequence MSLEIRSLEVRIAVSTDADAACNVLRRSISECCALDHKNDPAILDAWLGNKTPQMVANWFSSPTNFSLVAVSEGIVVGVALLTGAGKLALCYLLPEARGHGVGTALLARVEEQACSWGVKALQLHSTATGQAFFARRGYVDAGKVRSPYGVETVFFWKQLDEAGVPDAAKRKRFCNCNSA, from the coding sequence ATGAGTCTTGAAATTCGGAGTCTTGAAGTCCGCATTGCTGTTTCGACAGATGCGGACGCGGCGTGCAACGTCTTGCGCCGTTCTATCTCGGAGTGCTGTGCGCTCGACCACAAAAACGATCCGGCGATCCTGGATGCGTGGTTGGGCAACAAAACGCCGCAGATGGTGGCCAACTGGTTCAGTTCGCCCACCAATTTTTCGCTGGTCGCGGTCAGCGAAGGCATCGTGGTCGGCGTCGCTTTGCTGACCGGGGCAGGGAAGTTGGCTTTATGCTATCTATTGCCGGAAGCACGGGGGCACGGGGTCGGCACGGCCCTGCTGGCGCGCGTCGAGGAGCAGGCTTGCAGTTGGGGCGTCAAGGCCCTGCAGCTGCACAGCACGGCCACCGGCCAGGCGTTTTTCGCGCGGCGCGGCTATGTGGATGCTGGCAAGGTCCGCTCGCCCTATGGCGTCGAGACGGTGTTCTTCTGGAAGCAGCTCGACGAGGCCGGCGTGCCGGACGCGGCCAAGCGTAAACGGTTTTGTAACTGTAATTCAGCGTAA
- a CDS encoding class II glutamine amidotransferase, with protein MNSSKPAAVDFSFAGFAERGGRTGEHKDGWGIALHTSTGCRLYTDFLPSIDSPLAAQFKQNPIKAKNVVAHIRKATQGRISLENSHPFTRELWGQTWSFAHNGDLKLFNPNPSLYAPWGDTDSERAFCHLLSGLALRFEQAPPRHLLYQTLETLAGEIADYGTFNFILSNGELLFAHCSTDLHFVVREYPFSVAKLIDCDLSIDFSKHNHLDDRIAVIATQPLTSNETWTRLAPGELKLFVGGEEVGAAPARREAWQLAVCY; from the coding sequence ATGAACAGCAGCAAGCCTGCCGCCGTGGATTTTTCGTTCGCGGGCTTTGCCGAACGGGGCGGACGCACGGGCGAACACAAGGACGGCTGGGGCATCGCGCTGCACACCAGCACCGGCTGCCGCCTGTACACCGACTTCCTGCCGTCGATCGATTCGCCGCTGGCGGCGCAGTTCAAGCAAAACCCGATCAAGGCGAAAAACGTCGTCGCGCATATCCGCAAGGCCACGCAAGGCCGCATCTCGCTGGAAAACAGCCACCCGTTCACGCGGGAGCTGTGGGGCCAGACCTGGTCGTTCGCCCACAATGGCGATTTGAAACTGTTCAACCCCAACCCCAGCCTGTACGCGCCATGGGGCGATACCGACAGCGAGCGGGCTTTCTGCCACCTGCTATCGGGCCTGGCGCTGCGCTTCGAGCAGGCGCCGCCGCGCCACCTGCTGTATCAAACGCTGGAAACGCTGGCCGGCGAGATCGCCGATTACGGTACCTTCAACTTCATTTTGTCCAATGGCGAGCTGCTGTTCGCGCATTGCAGTACGGATTTGCATTTCGTGGTGAGGGAGTATCCGTTTTCGGTCGCCAAACTGATCGATTGCGACCTCAGCATCGATTTCAGCAAGCACAACCATCTCGACGACCGGATCGCCGTGATCGCCACCCAGCCGCTGACGTCGAACGAGACGTGGACCAGGCTGGCGCCGGGCGAGCTCAAGCTGTTCGTTGGGGGTGAGGAGGTGGGCGCTGCGCCGGCAAGGCGCGAGGCGTGGCAACTGGCCGTGTGCTATTAA
- a CDS encoding EAL domain-containing protein: MSFPVLQKYLARLSDATGAATSIWLDHEGKAQGRFFNCTMSSAFQPVRQLETGTIHAYEGLARSVSAQDMGLSLWKLLDHAASDDESIELDRLCRMLHSINFFRQADTAPNADADLYLNVHDRLLSAVSSNHGHAFRRILDALELPLSRIVLQLPAATPQQGWLLNYVSDNYRRNGFRFAVNVASAQDGLQVLDRLRPDVFKLDARELHDTENLLILLRRSAAANVSVLFKRVEAPQTLTVLRQLGEAAGVPLLAQGYLLDEPRAALLPPQSAPQRVAAAA; encoded by the coding sequence ATGTCATTTCCCGTTCTACAAAAATACCTGGCGCGTTTATCCGACGCGACCGGCGCCGCCACCAGCATCTGGCTCGATCACGAGGGCAAGGCGCAGGGGCGGTTTTTCAATTGCACCATGAGCAGCGCCTTCCAGCCGGTGCGCCAGCTCGAAACCGGCACGATCCACGCGTACGAGGGGCTGGCGCGCAGCGTGTCGGCGCAGGACATGGGCCTGTCGCTGTGGAAGCTGCTCGACCATGCGGCCAGCGACGACGAGTCCATCGAGCTCGACCGGCTGTGCCGCATGCTGCACTCGATCAATTTCTTCCGCCAGGCCGACACGGCGCCCAATGCCGACGCCGATCTGTACCTGAACGTGCACGACCGCCTGCTCAGCGCCGTCAGCAGCAACCACGGGCACGCATTCCGGCGCATCCTCGACGCGCTGGAGTTGCCGTTGTCGCGCATCGTGCTGCAACTGCCGGCGGCCACGCCGCAGCAGGGCTGGCTGTTGAATTATGTGTCCGACAATTACCGGCGCAACGGTTTCCGTTTCGCCGTCAACGTGGCCAGCGCGCAGGACGGCTTGCAGGTGTTGGACCGTCTGCGTCCGGACGTGTTCAAGCTCGATGCGCGCGAGCTGCACGACACCGAAAATTTGCTGATCTTGCTGCGTCGCTCGGCCGCCGCCAACGTGTCGGTGCTGTTCAAACGGGTGGAAGCGCCGCAGACGCTGACGGTGCTGCGGCAGCTGGGCGAGGCCGCCGGCGTGCCGCTGCTGGCCCAGGGCTATCTGCTCGATGAGCCGCGCGCGGCCTTGCTGCCGCCGCAGTCGGCGCCGCAGCGGGTGGCCGCCGCCGCGTAA
- a CDS encoding DUF882 domain-containing protein, whose protein sequence is MASRREFLQQGLGLTAAGFLSVPLIGCASDGAARKTAAAAKPPAARVAAPAVVTQSRTAGSMPSASTQSAPSGLGSGSGEIEPPPDIFDAQLLDMEFWLKPRTIEVFRPASNERAKLLYWRDGEIIESAYQDLCHLLRDVNGKETARIDPKLFETLWGTQAFVQRYGIDTPLEILSGYRTSASNNKLREAGVPAARQSLHIEGRAADIRIANLNAEVLGGLVKSFRQGGVGFYYRAGPRGGWIHADTGLKRTWKG, encoded by the coding sequence ATGGCATCGCGCAGAGAGTTTTTACAGCAGGGCTTGGGGTTGACGGCGGCGGGGTTCTTGTCCGTGCCGTTGATAGGATGTGCATCGGACGGCGCCGCGCGCAAAACCGCCGCGGCCGCCAAGCCGCCGGCGGCGCGAGTGGCGGCCCCGGCTGTTGTCACGCAGTCGCGCACGGCGGGCAGCATGCCGTCGGCATCGACGCAATCGGCGCCGTCGGGCCTCGGTTCGGGCTCGGGCGAGATCGAGCCGCCGCCGGACATCTTCGACGCCCAGCTGCTCGACATGGAATTCTGGCTCAAGCCGCGCACCATCGAGGTCTTCCGTCCGGCCAGCAACGAGCGCGCCAAGCTGCTGTACTGGCGCGACGGCGAGATCATCGAGTCCGCCTACCAGGACTTGTGCCACCTGCTGCGCGACGTCAACGGCAAGGAAACCGCGCGCATCGATCCCAAACTGTTCGAAACCTTGTGGGGCACCCAGGCTTTCGTGCAGCGCTACGGCATCGATACGCCGCTGGAGATCCTGTCGGGCTACCGCACCTCGGCGTCCAACAACAAGCTGCGCGAGGCCGGCGTGCCCGCCGCGCGCCAGTCGCTGCACATCGAAGGCCGCGCCGCCGACATCCGCATCGCCAACCTGAACGCCGAAGTGCTCGGCGGCTTGGTCAAGAGCTTCCGCCAGGGCGGCGTCGGCTTTTACTACCGCGCCGGCCCGCGCGGCGGGTGGATCCACGCGGATACCGGCCTCAAGCGCACCTGGAAGGGTTGA
- a CDS encoding DUF3460 family protein, protein MDEHPEVKRDQELGWRIWWERPVDPRAIDRERQANLKPTAYHSYYYE, encoded by the coding sequence ATGGACGAGCATCCCGAAGTCAAGCGCGACCAGGAACTCGGCTGGCGTATCTGGTGGGAGCGCCCGGTGGACCCGCGCGCGATCGACCGCGAGCGGCAGGCCAACCTGAAGCCGACCGCCTACCACTCCTACTATTACGAGTAG
- a CDS encoding transporter substrate-binding domain-containing protein, producing MTLVLAAGLAAAWAPTTASAADLLATVKARGTLKVALEGTYPPFNYKDQKTGQLAGYDVDVARLLAAKLGVKVEFVSSEWASILAGLSANKYDVIISQVGINPKREQAFDFSTPYIYSMPQLIVRKDEKAAYASLADLKGKKLGVGQGSVYEQQARAVPGIDVRSYAAAPDTMSDLASGRLDAALNDSLMSAYLLKISKLPIKAGARVGAVERMGIPFHKGNPEFKAALNKALADVAADGSLKAISIKWFGTDVSKAP from the coding sequence ATGACCTTGGTGCTCGCGGCCGGCCTGGCGGCGGCTTGGGCGCCGACGACGGCGTCGGCGGCGGACCTGCTGGCCACCGTCAAGGCGCGCGGCACGCTGAAGGTGGCGCTGGAGGGAACGTATCCGCCGTTCAACTACAAGGACCAGAAGACGGGTCAGCTGGCCGGCTACGACGTCGATGTGGCGCGCCTGCTGGCGGCGAAGTTGGGCGTGAAGGTGGAGTTTGTCAGCAGCGAATGGGCCAGCATCCTGGCCGGGCTGTCGGCCAACAAATACGATGTGATCATTTCGCAGGTCGGCATCAATCCCAAGCGCGAGCAGGCGTTCGACTTTTCCACCCCATATATCTATTCGATGCCGCAACTGATCGTGCGCAAGGACGAGAAGGCCGCCTACGCTTCGCTGGCCGATCTGAAGGGCAAGAAGCTCGGCGTGGGGCAGGGCAGCGTCTACGAGCAGCAGGCCAGGGCGGTGCCCGGCATCGACGTGCGCAGCTACGCGGCCGCGCCCGACACCATGTCGGACCTGGCCAGCGGCCGGCTCGACGCCGCGCTCAACGACAGCCTGATGTCGGCCTATCTGCTGAAAATCTCCAAGTTGCCGATCAAGGCCGGCGCCCGGGTCGGCGCGGTCGAGCGCATGGGCATTCCCTTCCACAAGGGCAATCCCGAGTTCAAGGCCGCGCTCAACAAGGCGCTGGCCGACGTCGCCGCCGACGGCAGCCTGAAGGCGATTTCGATCAAATGGTTCGGTACTGACGTCAGCAAGGCGCCCTGA
- a CDS encoding amino acid ABC transporter permease translates to MAWQDVLELRTLLAEAAPVMLRGAGYTVIFALASMLGGLLIGFPVAVMRILPYRLLRWPATVYVSLFRGTPLLVQMFVIYYGLPSVGIEFTPVTAGILALSLNSGAFLSESLRGAIGAVSQGQWAASYSLGLGYWSTLRHVVLPQALRIAVPAMSNTLISLIKDTSLVSVITMTELMLSTKEVIATTFRPLPLYLAAALIYWALSLLFEALQRRAEQRLNRAHR, encoded by the coding sequence ATGGCGTGGCAGGACGTGCTGGAGCTGCGCACGCTGCTGGCGGAGGCGGCGCCGGTCATGTTGCGCGGCGCCGGCTACACGGTGATCTTCGCGCTGGCCTCGATGCTGGGCGGGTTGCTGATCGGCTTCCCGGTGGCGGTGATGCGCATCCTGCCGTACCGGCTGCTGCGCTGGCCGGCCACCGTGTATGTCAGCCTGTTCCGGGGCACGCCGCTGCTGGTGCAGATGTTCGTCATCTATTACGGCCTGCCCAGCGTCGGCATCGAATTCACGCCGGTGACGGCCGGCATCCTGGCGCTGAGCCTGAACTCGGGCGCGTTCCTGTCCGAAAGCCTGCGCGGCGCCATCGGCGCGGTCAGCCAGGGGCAGTGGGCGGCCAGCTACAGCCTCGGACTCGGTTACTGGAGCACCTTGCGCCACGTGGTGTTGCCGCAGGCGCTAAGGATCGCGGTGCCGGCGATGAGCAACACCTTGATCAGCCTGATCAAGGACACCTCGCTGGTGTCGGTCATCACCATGACCGAGCTGATGCTCTCGACCAAGGAAGTGATCGCCACCACGTTCCGGCCGTTGCCGCTGTACCTGGCCGCGGCGCTGATCTACTGGGCGCTGAGCCTGCTGTTTGAGGCGCTGCAACGACGCGCCGAACAACGTTTGAACCGTGCACATCGCTAA
- a CDS encoding EAL domain-containing protein — protein MEKQTSGTESLGRGQPITEERLGGLASLAPYEAMMATIGESTVPAAGFAETGTAVVETSYFNDIYLLAPVGYFVLGFDTAILQMNVVGADLLGLSRGHPEQASFRQFVAPRFHEDFDRFVRHALNSAQPEQCDLQMVRGRNQQGFPVTLRASADASGQALRVVVELAEGKTAALERSEERFRRIVHCAEEGIWEIDASARTSFVNPKMAQMLGYTIEEMLDQPLVAFMDDEGRAILERNIARRQRGVAERHEFKFLRKDRAELWVTLATNPIFDGEGGYLGALALVSDITATRASTELIWQQANFDSLTALPNRHMFHDRLAQEVKKARREGVLLGLLFIDLDGFKRVNDTLGHDQGDVLLVEAAHRIGACVRTSDTVARLGGDEFTVILTGLEQISAIERIAQTILARLNRPFTLGVAHPSVSASIGISVFPADANSPEALLRNADQAMYAAKQSGRNRYSYFTPELQKAAQARQQVTVDLRTALSGQQFELHYQPIVNLRSGQIERAEALLRWRHPRRGLLAPAEFLPFAESGGLMMEIGDWVFRQAARQARQWQDELGSGFQVGINQSSAQFRGDTALYVGWLEHAAALGLSPRSLIIEITEGVLLDGAAQVGDRLRELREMGLQVALDNFGTGYSSLAHLKHFGIDLLKLDHSFIQHLANDSGDLAMCEALILMAHKLGLRVVAEGVETVAQSNLLELAGCDFAQGYVYAQPMPAEAFSALARQGLPRLN, from the coding sequence ATGGAGAAGCAAACGTCCGGTACCGAGTCGCTGGGCCGCGGGCAGCCGATCACCGAGGAGCGCCTCGGCGGGCTGGCGTCCCTGGCGCCCTATGAGGCCATGATGGCCACCATCGGCGAGTCCACCGTGCCCGCCGCCGGCTTCGCCGAGACCGGCACGGCCGTCGTCGAGACCTCCTATTTCAACGATATCTATCTGCTGGCGCCGGTCGGCTATTTCGTGCTCGGCTTCGACACCGCCATCCTGCAGATGAACGTGGTCGGCGCCGATTTGCTGGGCTTGTCACGCGGGCATCCCGAGCAGGCGTCGTTCCGCCAGTTCGTCGCGCCACGCTTCCACGAGGACTTCGACCGCTTCGTGCGGCACGCCCTCAACAGTGCGCAGCCCGAGCAGTGCGACCTGCAGATGGTGCGCGGGCGCAACCAGCAGGGCTTCCCCGTCACCCTGCGCGCCAGCGCCGACGCCAGCGGCCAGGCGCTGCGGGTGGTGGTCGAGCTGGCCGAGGGCAAGACCGCCGCGCTCGAACGCAGCGAGGAGCGCTTCCGCCGCATCGTCCATTGCGCCGAGGAGGGCATCTGGGAAATCGATGCCAGCGCGCGCACCAGCTTTGTCAATCCGAAGATGGCGCAGATGCTCGGCTATACGATCGAGGAAATGCTCGACCAGCCGCTGGTGGCGTTCATGGACGACGAGGGCCGCGCCATCCTCGAGCGCAACATCGCGCGGCGCCAGCGCGGCGTGGCCGAGCGCCACGAGTTCAAGTTCCTGCGCAAGGACCGCGCCGAGCTGTGGGTGACCCTGGCGACCAATCCCATCTTCGATGGCGAAGGCGGCTACCTGGGCGCGCTGGCGCTGGTGAGCGACATCACGGCGACCCGCGCCTCGACCGAACTGATCTGGCAGCAGGCCAACTTCGACAGCCTGACCGCCTTGCCCAACCGCCACATGTTCCACGACCGGCTGGCGCAGGAGGTCAAGAAGGCGCGCCGCGAGGGCGTGCTGCTGGGACTGCTTTTCATCGACCTCGACGGCTTCAAGCGGGTCAACGACACCCTGGGCCACGACCAGGGCGATGTGTTGCTGGTCGAAGCGGCGCACCGCATCGGCGCCTGCGTGCGTACCTCCGACACGGTAGCGCGCCTGGGCGGCGACGAGTTCACCGTCATCCTGACGGGACTGGAGCAGATCAGCGCCATCGAACGCATCGCGCAGACCATCCTGGCGCGGCTGAACCGGCCGTTTACCCTGGGCGTGGCCCATCCGTCGGTGTCGGCCAGCATCGGCATTTCGGTGTTCCCGGCCGACGCCAATTCCCCCGAGGCGCTGCTGCGCAACGCCGACCAGGCCATGTACGCGGCCAAGCAGAGCGGGCGCAACCGCTATAGCTATTTCACGCCGGAACTGCAAAAGGCGGCGCAGGCGCGCCAGCAGGTCACCGTCGACTTGCGAACGGCGCTGTCGGGCCAGCAGTTCGAGTTGCATTACCAGCCCATCGTCAACCTGCGCAGCGGCCAGATCGAGCGCGCCGAGGCGCTGCTGCGCTGGCGCCATCCGCGCCGCGGCCTGCTGGCGCCGGCCGAGTTCCTGCCGTTCGCCGAATCGGGCGGGCTGATGATGGAGATCGGCGACTGGGTGTTCCGCCAGGCCGCCAGGCAGGCCCGGCAGTGGCAGGACGAGCTCGGTTCGGGCTTTCAGGTGGGCATCAACCAGTCGTCGGCGCAGTTTCGCGGCGACACGGCGCTGTATGTCGGCTGGCTCGAGCACGCGGCCGCGCTGGGCCTGTCGCCGCGCAGCCTGATCATCGAGATCACCGAGGGCGTGCTGCTCGACGGCGCCGCCCAGGTCGGCGACCGCCTGCGCGAGTTGCGCGAGATGGGCTTGCAGGTGGCGCTGGACAACTTCGGCACCGGCTATTCGTCGCTGGCCCACCTCAAGCATTTCGGCATCGACCTGCTCAAGCTCGATCACAGCTTCATCCAGCACCTGGCCAACGACAGCGGCGACCTGGCCATGTGCGAGGCGCTGATCCTGATGGCCCACAAGCTGGGGCTGCGGGTGGTGGCGGAGGGTGTCGAGACGGTGGCCCAGAGCAATCTGCTGGAGCTGGCAGGCTGCGATTTCGCGCAGGGCTATGTGTACGCACAGCCGATGCCGGCCGAGGCGTTCAGCGCGCTGGCGCGCCAGGGACTACCGAGGCTGAATTGA
- the flgL gene encoding flagellar hook-associated protein FlgL has protein sequence MRIASSQFQATMNRGLQENQSWVSKLTEQMAARTRIMVPSDDPIGAVRISRLTREEAIVGQYRDNIAASKIRLNSNEEYLSSMTRDITSLNDLLVQATDGSNSTADLKATVTSLSALRDSLLYTANQKDQEGRYIFSGTATDIEPMQATAGPPATYAYMGNPGQQKTVIGNGITQTVNVNVDGLQHLLTKLSATIAALSDPAMSAGDPGLRTTLTDNMDSATATLDLLAGKIAELGGAQNIMSTLDDNHANVSLSNKTAIVDLSQLDYAEAATELSGYNLSLEASYKAYSKVSNLSLFSIL, from the coding sequence ATGCGTATCGCCTCCAGTCAATTCCAGGCCACCATGAACCGTGGCCTGCAGGAAAACCAAAGCTGGGTCTCCAAGCTGACCGAGCAGATGGCCGCGCGCACCCGCATCATGGTGCCGTCGGACGATCCGATCGGCGCGGTGCGCATTTCGCGCCTGACGCGCGAGGAAGCCATCGTCGGACAGTACCGCGACAACATCGCCGCCTCCAAGATCCGCTTGAACAGCAACGAAGAATACCTGAGCAGCATGACGCGCGACATCACCTCGCTCAACGACCTGCTGGTGCAGGCCACGGACGGCAGCAACTCGACGGCCGACCTGAAGGCGACCGTCACCTCGCTGAGCGCGTTGCGCGACAGCCTGCTTTACACCGCCAACCAGAAGGACCAGGAAGGCCGCTACATCTTTTCCGGCACCGCAACGGACATCGAGCCGATGCAGGCCACGGCCGGCCCGCCGGCGACCTACGCCTACATGGGCAATCCGGGCCAGCAAAAGACCGTCATCGGCAACGGCATCACGCAGACCGTCAACGTCAACGTCGACGGCTTGCAGCACTTGCTGACCAAGCTGAGCGCCACCATCGCCGCGCTGTCCGATCCCGCCATGTCCGCCGGCGACCCGGGGCTGCGCACCACGCTGACCGACAACATGGACAGCGCCACGGCCACGCTCGACCTGCTGGCCGGTAAGATCGCCGAACTGGGGGGCGCCCAGAACATCATGAGCACGCTCGACGACAACCACGCCAACGTCAGCCTGTCCAACAAGACCGCCATCGTGGACCTGTCACAGCTCGATTACGCCGAGGCCGCCACCGAGCTGTCCGGGTATAATCTGTCGCTCGAAGCATCGTACAAGGCCTATTCCAAGGTGAGCAACCTGTCGTTGTTCAGCATCCTGTAA